A single window of Anaerocolumna chitinilytica DNA harbors:
- a CDS encoding ArsR/SmtB family transcription factor, with the protein MKEVYEQNARVFKALCDPNRLMIIDLLKNGEKCACNLLEELNISQSTLSHHMKLLCDSGVINCRRDGKWMHYSLSMKGFTKANQLLAQIMEASVLIDFENSCCCE; encoded by the coding sequence ATGAAAGAGGTATACGAACAAAATGCGAGAGTATTCAAAGCTCTATGTGATCCCAATCGCTTGATGATAATTGATTTATTAAAGAATGGTGAAAAATGTGCTTGTAACTTACTAGAAGAATTGAATATATCTCAATCAACTTTATCACATCACATGAAACTACTTTGTGATTCAGGTGTTATAAACTGTAGGAGAGATGGTAAATGGATGCACTATTCTCTTAGTATGAAAGGATTTACTAAAGCAAACCAATTATTAGCACAAATAATGGAGGCATCTGTATTGATTGATTTTGAAAATAGTTGCTGCTGTGAATAA